The Thiorhodovibrio frisius genome segment CGGCGACTTGATGATGACCTCGGGCGTGAAGTTCGGCACCAGCGGTGCGCGTGGGCGGGTGGCGGACATGACCGATGCGGTCTGCTACAGCTATGCCAGCGGGTTCCTGAGCTACCTCAGCGAGACTGGTAGGCTGGAGACCGGAGCCCCCGTGGCGCTGGCTGGTGATTACCGGGAGAGTACCGGGCGCATTCTGGCAGCCTGTGCCCAGGCGGTGCGCGATGCCGGCTGCGAGCCGCGCTATTTCGGGCGCATCCCGGCGCCAGCGCTGGCGACCTTTAGTTTCGCTGCTGGCATGCCAAGCATGATGGTTACCGGCAGCCACATCCCGGAGGATCGCAACGGGATTAAGTTTAATTTGCCAGCAGGGGAAATACTCAAAGACGACGAGGCCGGTATCGCGCATCAACGCGTGGTGCTGCCGCCCGATCTTTTCGATGAGGCGGGGAGCTTTCGTGCCGGTTCTCCCGCACTGCCGGCGCAGACCGATGCTGCCCGCGAGGCCTATCAGCGGCGCTTTTTGGACTTCTTCCCGCGCGATTGCCTTGCCGGTCTGCGCATTGGCCTTTACGAGCACTCGACAGTTGCGCGTGATCCGTTGTTCGAGATTCTGAGCGGACTGGGGGCGGATGTCACCCGGCTCGGCTTCTCCGCCACCTTTGTGCCGGTGGATACCGAGGCCATCCGCGCCGAAGACCGGGACCTGGCCCGCGATTGGTGCGCCGGAGGCGACTTCGACGCCCTGGTCTCGGCCGATGGCGATGGCGACCGCCCGCTGCTGGCCGATGCAAGCGGGCGCTGGCTGCGCGGCGACGTGGCTGGCATCCTGTGCGCGCGGGCGCTGGGGGCTGCGGCCATTGCAACGCCAGTGAGCTGCAACACGGCCGTTGATCGCTTGGGCGAGTTTTCCAGGGTGTATCGCACCCGCATTGGCTCGCCCTATGTGATCGCTGGCATGAAAACCCTGATTGATGACGGGCATCGGCCTGTGGTCGGCTATGAGGCCAATGGTGGCTTTCTGATTGCCTCGTGCATTGAGCGCCAGGGCCGTCTGCTGCCGGCTCTGCCGACGCGCGATGCGGCCATCGTTGCGGTGGCGGTGCTGGCCGACGCCAAAGCACGCGGACTGTCCCTGGTTGAACTCTGCGCTGGCTTACCGCCGCGCTTCACCGACAGTGACCGCATCAAGGACTTCCCCGTCGACCTCAGTCGCGAACGACTCGGTGCCTTTAATACCAGCGACCCGAGTGCCGATTGCCAGGCATTTGCTGCCGCCTTTGGCGATGTCTTTGCCCCCGTTGTTGCGATTGACCATACCGACGGCGTGCGTGCCACTCTGAGTAATGGGGAAATCCTGCATCTGCGACCATCAGGCAATGCGCCGGAATTGCGCGCCTACACCGAGGCCGACACGCCAGAGCGCGCGAACGAGATGAATCGGCAGTGCATGCGGGTGTTGCAGGATTGGCGCTGACAGAGCGGCTCTGGCCTGAGCGCAAAACACACTGATGGAATGGTTGGAAGTCGCACCGCTGCTGGTGGTCTTGGCGTTTGTCAGCGGTGCCATCGATGCCATTGCCGGCGGTGGCGGATTGCTGACCATTCCAGCGCTGCTCTGGGCTGGGCTGCCGCCGGTTGCGGTGTTAGCCACCAATAAGGCTCAGGCTGTTTTCGGCAGCTTTGCTGCCACGGTGCATTTTGCGCGTCGGGGCATGGTCAAACCGCTGCATGCCTGGCGTGCCGTGCTGGCGACCTTTATCGGAGCCGGCGCCGGTGCGCTTTTGGTGCAGTATTTGGCCAGCGATCTGCTAGAGCAACTGATCCCGGTGCTGCTGATCGGTTTCGCGCTCTACTTTGGTCTCTCGCCCCGGGTGGCTGATATCGACTCGCGGCAGCGCCTCGGCGCCACAGCCTTTGCCTTGCTAATTGGGCTGGGCGTCGGCTTCTACGACGGTTTTTTCGGCCCAGGCACGGGGACCTTCTTCGCCGCTGCCTATGTTGCCTTGCTTGGCTACAACCTGCGTCGCGCCACGGCGCACGCAAAGTTGCTCAACTTCACCAGCAACCTGGCGGCACTGCTATTTTTTGCCGCTGGTGGCCATGTGGTCTGGACGC includes the following:
- a CDS encoding TSUP family transporter — protein: MEWLEVAPLLVVLAFVSGAIDAIAGGGGLLTIPALLWAGLPPVAVLATNKAQAVFGSFAATVHFARRGMVKPLHAWRAVLATFIGAGAGALLVQYLASDLLEQLIPVLLIGFALYFGLSPRVADIDSRQRLGATAFALLIGLGVGFYDGFFGPGTGTFFAAAYVALLGYNLRRATAHAKLLNFTSNLAALLFFAAGGHVVWTLGLLMAGGQLLGGWLGAHLVLRHGARLVRPVLVAVSLVISVKLLF
- a CDS encoding phosphomannomutase, giving the protein MQIGDLMMTSGVKFGTSGARGRVADMTDAVCYSYASGFLSYLSETGRLETGAPVALAGDYRESTGRILAACAQAVRDAGCEPRYFGRIPAPALATFSFAAGMPSMMVTGSHIPEDRNGIKFNLPAGEILKDDEAGIAHQRVVLPPDLFDEAGSFRAGSPALPAQTDAAREAYQRRFLDFFPRDCLAGLRIGLYEHSTVARDPLFEILSGLGADVTRLGFSATFVPVDTEAIRAEDRDLARDWCAGGDFDALVSADGDGDRPLLADASGRWLRGDVAGILCARALGAAAIATPVSCNTAVDRLGEFSRVYRTRIGSPYVIAGMKTLIDDGHRPVVGYEANGGFLIASCIERQGRLLPALPTRDAAIVAVAVLADAKARGLSLVELCAGLPPRFTDSDRIKDFPVDLSRERLGAFNTSDPSADCQAFAAAFGDVFAPVVAIDHTDGVRATLSNGEILHLRPSGNAPELRAYTEADTPERANEMNRQCMRVLQDWR